The proteins below are encoded in one region of Argopecten irradians isolate NY unplaced genomic scaffold, Ai_NY scaffold_0260, whole genome shotgun sequence:
- the LOC138312246 gene encoding uncharacterized protein, which yields MSGNNYQKISLLFQFLNLGMISSTSHLRVQRTFTVPVIDSSYQTLMRETINKYKGKELVVAGDARNDSPGHTAMYCTYTFIEYETKDIVSSIVIDKRMTNLKSINMEKEGMLRAMKSLLDEGVLIKEVCTDAHTQIASMLKKDYPLLKHSFDTWHGAKNFGKKMTAVAAETRNKDHRPWVQDLVNHFWYCSRKAQGSEMALISRWRGILHHVTDVHEWVIGDGAGPAQCEHDPILTTEDMESK from the exons ATGTCTGGTAATAATTATCAGAAAATTTCGCTATTATTCCAATTCTTGAATCTTGGAATGATCAGCTCAACAAGCCATCTACGTGTTCAAAGAACATTTACAGTGCCAGTGATAGACTCTTCCTACCAGACCCTTATGAGAGAAACCATCAACAAATACAAGGGAAAAGAATTAGTTGTTGCTG GTGATGCACGTAATGACAGTCCTGGACACACTGCAATGTACTGCACCTACACTTTTATTGAGTACGAGACAAAAGACATTGTGTCCAGTATTGTCATCGACAAACGAATGACAAATTTGAAATCCATCAACATGGAAAAAGAGGGAATGTTGAGAGCGATGAAAAGTCTGCTGGATGAAGGAGTACTTATCAAAGAAGTGTGCACTGATGCCCATACCCAAATTGCAAGCATGCTGA AGAAAGACTACCCCCTGTTAAAACACAGCTTTGACACCTGGCATGGCGCTAAGAATTTCGGAAAAAAGATGACTGCT GTTGCTGCAGAGACCAGAAATAAAGACCATAGACCATGGGTACAGGACCTTGTGAACCATTTCTGGTACTGCAGTAGGAAAGCCCAAGGCAGTGAGATGGCTCTCATA TCCAGATGGAGAGGGATTTTGCACCATGTGACAGATGTGCATGAATGGGTTATTGGGGATGGTGCAGGCCCAGCACAATGCGAGCATGATCCCATTCTGACAACAGAAGATATGGAGAGTAAGTGA